Genomic DNA from Prunus persica cultivar Lovell chromosome G1, Prunus_persica_NCBIv2, whole genome shotgun sequence:
aaaCTCCAACCCCCCCTCCCCTCTCCCCAGCCCGAGTCCAGCCTTagctgctggaaatgctctaacTTTCTTCAAACTTACAGACTCACTGCCGTGCCCAACTTGCATAAGCTAGAGGACatataaccacgacggttgcAAAACTTGATGGAACACATAGCAATTTCTGGAACGTTATGTTGATCAAAGAAGATGGTTTACACCCCTCTAGTCCATTTCCTACTTTGACCCCATTATCTTTCAGTAAGTGGTCACTTGAccacttctttcttcttatttgcttttggttgttttggaTCTTTGCAtggatttgtaattttttagtttccaCATCATTTCCACGTAAAGGCAAGGTTCCTTAATTGCCTCTCTGGCTTCCACTCTCAACAAATTAGTTGGGGTCTTCCTACCTTGATTAGTGAACTTGGATGAAGGGTGAGTATGAAGCACTGTTctgcattaataatttataatagATTCCCCCAATAAGTTGTCTCTCATACAagaaaaactgttaaagaaaagaaatataaaaaaaccaagtatTGGGGAATCCCTACAAATAACAAACTGCATCCTGATTCCTGATTATATTTGCCTTAAAGAGGTCAGCTTCActccttttcttccttttccccTTTAGACTTTGCCATCTCATGTGCCCTcataaaaatgaagtttctttTAGCTAAATACTATTCCCCCAGTTTTCCACTTTGCATGAACGAGCATCACTTGCAGAGGGTGCCAATAACTGAACAACGATACTGTACCGCTGCATAAACTTCACTATCTCTGGCTATCAGTATTTGAGGGTGTATCAACATGGTTAGGACTTTCGACGAGAGGGGGATCCTTATCCTTAGATGCATCATTTCCCATATCCTTGGTTTTGTGAAGGAGGAAGGTACCAGATAGAATTGTGATGAAACCACACAATTCAGTCACAATCTGTGCTCCACTTTGTGACTCCCAGTCCTGCAGTAAAAagcagcaacaaaaaaaaccgaATTTGTGAAGCCTAAAATAATACTAATATTTCAAAAGATATAATGATCACAATGGAACTGTAAGGAACTGCCTGCACAAACAGTAATGAGAACAGCAAAttacatattatcttttccaaaatttcaacatttcAACATTTCAACTTCCATTAACCtaatgcttttattttttggtatttgttATCTGTCAGTTCCAGTAGGCTGGATGAATTGGTATTTGGAAGTGCAAGCACTTGTGTTCTTCACAAAGAATGAAATCAAGTTTTACCATGAAATTTTCACTAGCCATGACTAAGGTTTTGGTAACTATATTTGATCAAACAATAGACTTCAAACATCTAAGGCACATAAACCCTTGGAGTGATCATAGACGTTTTGGTCACCAATGTCATCTTATAACAAACTCCATTCTAAATGATGTCATTTTTGGACCTTAAATTGCATTGTTAATCACGGCAAAGCCATTCATTTACCATAACACTAAGAAAAGAAACCTGATCTTTATGTAGCATTGATAGAAAATGATTCTCATCCGtacttgggaaaaaaaaaaccaaagcatGCAAACATTTAAACGTACATGTAGTAAATCACCTTAAACAAGATCACGCTGGCAAGAATGGTGAATATTGTAAACATAACATAGTAGACTGGAGCTATAATAGCAGTGTTAAAGGTGTCAAGAGCCTGCAAAAATGCATCAACAATATAAATTAAGCATTCGCCTAAAAACTATATTGAGAGAGACAATCAAGAGTCAATTACATGCACAATATTGAACATTAAATAACTGGTTTTTCAGAACCACAACTGTAAACATAGTTTTAAGTTATGTGCAATCTGCCataagaatgaaaaattataGCAAAATccattgaatgaaaattaAGGTTAAAAGATCAGAGTATTCCTTAAATATCACATCTTAGTAAACACCCTAAATGAAGTTTCATAACTTTGTTACACAACTTGCCAGAAAATCTTAGAGTCTACTTGAAaaggttttcattttatatatgCTTCTCCATCAATGGTTCTTAGAGCTGCCGGAACCAAGATATTCTGAAAGGTCAACCAcagttgaaaattttctccAAGTCCAACCAGCATCTAAATTTTCTTCTGAAGCTTTGGCCTGTGGTTCTCAATTTCGCAGCGCCGCATTTTGACCAGGTTCAAAAGTTTgattattttgtaatttcaaaATGTCCAAACACTAAACCAACAGCTCTAATTAGCTTTGTATGTAAGATAAACTTTTCCATATTAGTTACAAGACTTTTTCAAATCTAGCACCAAGTTGCCTCCAGGATTAAATACCAGTCTGACTTATAAATCCTAAGCAGAAAGTTTCCTAGAATGAAGTACTTGTAACTATTGGTGTGAtttggaaattaaatattaaagcAATATCATATATCCCACAACATACTGAATCGGTATGGACCTTGGATATAATGGtgatcaaaaaataaaaaaggcttTCTCTACCAGAATAGGACAGAATAAATATTATTGCTCAGTACGTATTTACCTTGTTTAAATAGTTTAGCTGGAAAACACAACATACTGTCACTACCAATACAAAAACCCAAGTCTCGAAGTATTTAAACTGATTCATTTCTGAAAATGTCAGCTTCAGAGCGATTCCCACTGCTTTCACACTCATAACCTACAGATGAATCAAGGATAATCGAAGAATTTCTTTAGGTATACATAAACCTAAAGTAATAACATCAACAagctcaaaattttgaaacagACCGTAAGAGACCCCATGAGTGAACAAATTCCAACATATACGACCATGTGGGTATGCCCATAACGTGGCACATATCGGAAAATGAGGACAGCAACCACAATCAATACTAAAAAGGTGTAGATGATGAAACCtgtgaataaaaaaattagcttGGTACTAACCATGTCTAGGATGTTTGCATAGAGTGTGTCCAAGGAACTATGCATACTACATTCAAGCAGTGTCCTTTGACTTACTCTTATAGTGCTCCTCATTTTTCCTCATGCACACCATTTcagtaaaaaaattgtattttattttaacattCGTAGTTTCAAAAGAAGCCAACATGCCTCATTGAGTCTACTGCAACACCAACATTCCCAGCATTTCATATTTCTCCATACAACACAAATATTAGAATTTCTAAACAAATGCTTTTCTGTGGTATCTTCACATTCGGGTTGCCAGATCACACTCATCTCCTATCTAGCTGTTCTATAATATAGGAGTAGCAGATAAAGAAGCTCAACCACCCCTTATAGACAATCAATCTATAATGTTAAAGCAAAGTCTAACATGGCAAAAGAAATCTAATGCTAACAAGTTTACATATATTACCGTgccacaaaaaagaagaaaaaagaacccaTGTAGTTTCAGTGTGAATGACAAATCAAGAGCAAATCTTAAGttccaaaataaatttgaattaagAGAATACAGTAAATCTGCAACTACCTGGCTGCGTAGCATGCTGCCACACTTGCTTAACAGAATGTATTGGTTTCTCTTgtggagcatgcaaaacaataCTTATTGAACCCACCACGCAAAGAGCACAACCAAGCACACCAAAGATATGCAATTTttcctccaaaacaaaatgagCAAGCACTGCACTGAATAAAAATGTCATCTTGATAAAAACACTCTACCACAAAAACTGCTATCACAACCACATGCatgtacacacacacacacacacacattccCACGTGTGTTGCATAAAAACATGCATTGCATTTACTGTGCAAGAGAATGTGAGCTCATGCATGAACCTGTACAAGAATGATATACCAAGAAAGCTTCTCTTGAATCAACAAGGGCAATAATAAGGTGTTTCATACCTGACAATAATACTTAAAGCTCCCAAGGGAGTTACAAGAATTGCTGGAGCAAATGCATAAGCAGCAAAATTAGCTATCTCCCCAACAATCactacaaaagaaaacaagatcaGCACAAAACTAAGAGCAAAAGAGAAATAGAAATTCCAAACATAGCTCTAGGCACCTAATTTGAGTAATTATGCTAGAAAAAACCCTAGACTTGCAGTTCATACACAGGTACAATACATTGGATGATGACTCTTAGACTGAAGTTGCATTTTAAAATGCTTATGAAAACTCATACATAAGGATAATAAGTGAGAtaaaagctatatatataagaagtTTCTAAGATCGAATCCCTCtatttaagaaaagaaaacaatcacATGTAATCCAACTGCCCATTGCGGACCAGTGATCCATAACTCTGCATacaaaaaatctttttttcctctctccaCACTCACTATAATCcttgaacaaaaaaaccatGGTAATTCGTGCTAGACAATGGCAGACACCACAGGTGCCATCTGTGCCATCGTCATGATGCCTTGGCTATCTGTCATGGTTGTGCTATGGCAGATGTGGCCTGGCATTGTacgcaaaagaaaaattgtctaaccaaaaaaaaaaaaaggcagcaTAAAAAACTGTAGTTAAgagaaatttataataattttctttattatttgattggcGGAGAGAGACAAAAAGAAGGGCTGCATTTAGAAATACATTCAACAATAAtccgataaaaaaaaaagaaaaaaggaatgcAACCATGCTAACAAAGCATTTGAAGAGACGATTAAACTTACTTGATATCATCCCAACCCACCACAAGGGTTCATACAAGTACGTATACCCTCCAGATCCTGATTGCCATAGAGCCACAAACACAGTTAGCAAGATATCGATGAAACCAATGTTCCAAACCTCCATAACAatataattgaataaaaatacatGAACACAAAATTATTTGCCAATTTACAAGGTATTTGGGAATTCAAAACTATATGGCGATTAAGACCCAAAATAGAAATGGGATCAAACCTGCTCGGATTCCTTTAGTGCCGGCTTTTATAAGacctttcttcttcataatAAAACTAGCCCCAATAAAAATGCTTGAAGAAACCGCCAGAGTGAGTCCATGGAAATTGTCAGGCGACAACCCCATTGATCACACAAgggatgaagaaaaagaagaaaagtgcAAAGCTTGCAGGGCCAAGAATACTATTTGCAAATCCAAATTACTTCCTACATCCATAGAATCACGCAAAACAGATCACAAAACACAATCGCAATTAATAAACACGTgcatatacataaatataaacACATTCATATATTAAAGGTGATAAATACAAAGTCATACCTTTCTTGGCACACTGCAAAATAGGCAATGGGAGTTAAAAACCCACCACCACTATGatgtcaattttattttgattttttacatGCGACAAGATGATGTGATTGAATTGGTGAAAATGGTAAATGGGTTTCTGGGAtgtgttgagagagagagagagagagagagagagagagagagagagagagagagaggagagggagTCTTTGGTGGATTGTGAGGCGAACTGTATGTCCGTTACATTGGCGTCTCAGAAACGAAACGAATGCCCCCGCATCCCGCGTTCTTCTTTAAATGCTTTGTgctgttatttttgttttcttttttatttttttattttaaaattaaaaaagataatagtaGTTGTggttaataaaaataagatccattatttgaaatttttttttttgttatattaaaaagtgtgaatttatcatattattctcatttaactaatatttttaatttttaatatttgcattaagtaagggtattttttgtattttgaattgttcaccattctctctctctcttttttttttttcttttttttttacattggAGGAAAGAAACTAGGGGTGGACactcaaatttgaaaactgaaaaaccgAGCTGAATTgggcccaaaaaaataaaggaaaaaaatcgaattgaccaaaaacaaaccaGACCAATTTGGTCTAATTTCAGTTTCAATTCTTGTagtaaaaaaaccaaatctaGCTTAACCGAACCggcttaaatatatatattatttatttatataatattagcCCAAACCCAATTTTTTCTCCACCTAATCTTTCTTCAAGCTCAAATACTCTTCTAAGCCATCAAGTCCAACTCCAagcctaaaaaataaaattttagttgaaatttatgtaaaaataataataataattcggTCTAAAATAGGACCAAACTGGAAATCGAATCAAAATCAGTTCAAACCAAATCAgtcaattttataatttttttcattaaaatagGATCGAACCAGACCGGTTAAATAGTATTGATTTTGGTTTGAGGTGAAAATCAGACCAAACTAgaccgcgcccacccctaAACTAGAATTCGGTCTTAGGTGCCATCGGAGTATCCAACATCATTGTGGCGAGAACCCATTGGTGTTTCATCATTGTCTTCCTtctgctatatatatatatatatatttggccttgtgatattattattttatttatttactcgTGTTATTGTTTCTAGGTCTGGGCGTGAGTTGATTTGAAATAGTAGAGGACTTTTCTGTTAATCGTATCGAAGTTTTCGGGTTTagggagaagaggaaagaagaaaaataaagaataaaggaagaagaaaaaaaggaagaaggagaagaaagaagttaGTGGGCTTGATATGGGGATGTGCTTGGCGTACAGTTATGGGCTTGGTTAGCTAGGTAGGACAGTCATGGTTAGTTATAGAATGGGCTAGCTTGGTAGAGTTAGTAGGCTGATATAGTATTATGCAGCCCACAATGCCTTTTTTTTCCAACCATTAACATGTTGAcacatatttttataattaaataagaaattaatattaaagagAGGTTTGGTACCGGTAAGAGATGTCCCCACCCATTCACTTACCCAATATTTTCGGAACAGATTAGATCAGTTAaattaataactaaaatatttatttaaccaaatcaaaccgTCAGTATGATACAGTAGATACACAGATTTTTTAGATGAAATGTCCACCCCTAATTGTTTTCTTGTGATGCTATTATTTCATTATCTTGTGATGTTGTTATTGTTATGAAagtaagaaaagagagataatAGAGAAAATAGttgaagataaagaaaaatatgtttttCGGTGGAAGGCCTAATCCAAGTTCAATGCATTGGCAATACctttttgaaatttctttcttttctattaCACATttctatgtaattttttaCAATAAATTTTGGGGTGGCTGGGTTTGCGACTAGAGTAGGtctagacttttttttttttttttttatatatatagtataatGGATAGTCTAAACTTCACAGTGAGGGGAATTTTTCACACATACAAAACTATGATGTATTGAGAATTCGAACCTAAGACCTCTAGTTTGCAAGTCAATAACCTTTTCCACTATGTCTAGACCCCGTAAGAAGAGTAGGTCCATACCttatttcataatttctcAAACCTTTGGTTAACCAAACGGAAGGTATACATCACTTAAGTTAatattttctcctttctttctcaacTCTTTCATTTCTTCGTATTCTTACTTCTAAATTGACCGCATTATCAGTGGAAAAGCTCGTTGGTTCGGTGCCAGTCTTCGAAAAGTGCACACATATGAGGTCAGTTCAACGTGCTGTTTTGACCTTTCAGGTATGGTTCAGTTCAATTGGGCACCCCTAAATGGGTTAACAATGACTATGAGTGGAATAAAGGGAATGGTTGATGtggtttgtagttttttttcctaaatGTTTCATGTTATGTTTACATTATTATACAAAATCGTGCCCATGTAATTTCCTCATGATTAAAACATgggttatttttttaatgaaaaattggatgaaatgggAGAAAAGAGAACTTGACTGTATTAAATAGTTTGAGTTCCAATTAttacaacaaccaaaaaatgtTTAGAGGGAAATTAAAAATGAGGTAGGAATATAGCAAAAATAACCTCACAATAAGTATAGAATTCAgtcaattaaatttaataaactTCACAAGATTTCATATTGGAACTCgttaaaatctcaattgagTAGATCCATACAAACTTTGACTGAAAAGAAACCTAAAGGGTTCTTATCATGAATGGTTTCTAAATTTGTTAAacgtttttattataaaattgtaaaatcaatgtGGTACTTAATATTTTGGTGCACACATCAGTTTGGTTCATGTCACGACATTCCAATAAAATCTTTAGTGAAAATTAGTCATGTAACCAACTTTATGGGGTAAGTTTTTTCAAAGTACAACCTGTCCACgcatgaaacaaaataaagttcaCGTCCTTTACTCAACAATAGATCGTTGATGGAACCCCAATGTGAAATTGTAAATAGAAAGCATATGACATTGTTGAGGAAAAGATGtgagttttattttgtctATGTTAATAATAATCACTTAATAGTTTTAATGAAAGTTTTGATGAAATACAATGACAAGACCCAAATTGATGTATggataaaaactaaaaatgacattgatttaattgaaagTTTGAGGACTAGACCGATCCATTTAATGGATCATTTGCcgtaaaaacacaaaactaaataaatatgattttttatattaaaaaataagggttaaatatCTTTTTTATCACTGGGTTTTacataaaatttcaatttggtcactgagaacaaaaaaaatgtcacCAAATTGATCACTATATTAACCaaagtttataatttatagaCCTGCtgttaagttttattatttaaataccTTTTGATCACTGGGTTTTACACCAAATGTCAATTTGATCACTaaaaattttttaaagccAAAATCCATGCAAATGCTATGCTCACACACTGCTAAAAATTTATGGTTGGTGTAGCATCAATTAAGGCTAAAAAAAGGAATCATACCATGACaaaatatgtttatatatgaATAATAGTTTCACAAAAATGCAAATCGATCTTTCAAAAAACTCAAATCATAATCCCAACCATTATCATTCTCccacatttaaaaataaaataaaaatcaaatacatagattttataaaataaataaaaagagttCAAAATATAGTTTCGCATTTGCATGGCTTTttgctatatatttttttttttgtaattaaattgaaatttcttgTAAAATTCAGTGACGAAAAAGGTATTTAACTATACAATAACTGAAACTAACTGCAAGTCTATAAATtatgtttacaccataatcaacTAAGCGCATTTGGCATTAGACGACTGGTACCTAAGCAGGCACTCTGGCTGCCAAGGGGAAAGAGACACTCTGAAAGATACCTGGACAAGCCTTTAGAATACAAGTGACATCACCAACTTCTTAACCTACCGAAGAAAGACCTCCTTCCGAAGCAGTAACCACCTGCCGATACTCTCAACTATAGAACCTAGTTTCCATGGACACATGTTGCCTCCACAACAGTTTGCACAAAGTCTCACATCGAAACTTCGTGCaaaactttcattttcacttcaCTATAAATAGGAAATAGTGCCCAAGTAAAAAATGGTAACTACTTTTCACCTTTTCTAAACCCTTCTTCTGCAGGACCCCTCCGTGCCGAAGGTTCATAACCCTCTTGCCCTACTAAAGATTCACCACTCCTTCAACTAAGTTGACCCTTCAAAAAAGAACATcaacaaattacaattttttgaTAATACAATGACCAATTTTgctaaatttgttttttaatgaccaaattgaaatttcatgcAAACACAAAGTTATTtaataccccaaaaaaaaaaaaaaaaaaaaattcatagggCGTATCTGTCTGTTTTGACCTTTTTGTTTCGCCTTCTGTTCAAAATATCGCACCTTATCGCGAACCCAAATCTTACGCCGTCCGTAACAGAAAATAGGTGCGCTCTCTTTCTACGCCCATTCCTGAATTTCATTGAAGAGATTCTAGacgtttggttgctgagaaagtCCAATATAGAAATTCctgagaaaattgaaaagaaaaaagaatcaacCTGTTTATATAAGTATTTAATATCTCGGCAATCAGACAAAACATTACAAGCTTAGGTTTTCCGTGGTTGCTGTGAATTATCGTTGTTTTGCCTCTTCTTCCgttgtatttttgtttaattctaGGGTTTGAAGACAGTGCGAAAGGAGATTTTGGCTGATTGATcttatttgggttttgaattCTGTTGAATTGAACGAAGGTATAAACTTTTAGGGTTTGTGTGAGGTTTGGTAATTGGTGGGTAGTAGGGTATTGATGGCTGATCGAAGCACTGCGCTTGCCAAGCCAATATGGATGAAGCAAGCTGAGGAGGCGAGGGTCAAGAGTGAGGCTGAGAAAGCTGCTGCGGCAAAAGCTGCTTTTGAGGCCACATTCAAAGATGTGGATAAGAATCGAGAGAAAGAGGTGGTGGCTGGATCGGATAGTGAATCTGAAGAAGCTGAGGACTTGGCAAACAAGCCGATTGGGCCAGTGGACCCGGCAAAGTGCACTGCAGCCGGAGCTGGAATTGCAGGTGGCACGGCATGTGCGCCGTCTTCCTTTATGGTAGTGACTAAGGACTCTGATGGGAGGAAGGTTCCACATGGTGGTGTGCAGATTAAGGTGAAGGTCATTCCAGGAGTAGGAGTTGGGGGATCGGAGCAAGAAGGGATGGTGAAGGATATGGGCGATGGGACGTACACAGTTACGTATGTGGTGCCAAAACGTGGGAATTATATGGTGAATGTGGATTGCAATGGGAAAGCCATCATGGGTAGCCCTTTCCCAGTGTTCTTCAGTGCTGGTACAGGTACTTAAAATTGATGTGCTTTTATATGTTGCTGTCAATGCATTTAGTCCAGCATTACATAAATTTATTGCAGGTTCATTGTTAGTTTGTGAGTTAGTTGGTGTTCCTAGCCAATCTTATTTTTGGAAGTTTAGTGAAGCATGCATAGGTTATAGAATGCTGCATGTAGTTTGTGGTCTGTATGTGAAATCCTATGCTCATAAGGTGCCCCTAAGGTGCACTTTTCTAGGGAAAACCTAAAGTATTTGAGGCAATAATACTTGAAACCACAAAGAGataagaagaaacagaaagatTCTTTTGTAGAAAAGACTGAAAAGGGATAGGGGTTTTAAGGAACATAGTGCCTTGATTTTACTCCTTATCAAGAAATATTGCTGACTGGATATTCCTAGCTCTATTCAGTACATCTTATTAACAAGTTACTGATTATCTCTATGACAGATAGTTTAAAGACTTGTTTTCCTCGTGCAGGTACTAGTACTGGCGGACTGCTGGGATTGGCTCCGGCATCCACATTTCCTAATCTAGTAAACCAAACCATGCCCAACATGCCAAATTATTCAGCTTCTGTTTCAGGTGCATTCCCTGGGTTGTTGGGAATGATTCCAGGCATTGTTCCTGGTGCTTCAGGGGGGGCCATTTTGCCAGGAATTGGAGCATCTCTTGGGGAAGTTTGTAGAGAATACCTTAGTGGTCGGTGTGCCAAAACTGATTGTAAGTTGAACCACCCACCTCACAATCTGCTAATGACTGCGTTAGCTGCAACAACCTCTATGAGTAATGTTAGTCAAGTGCCTATGGCACCTTCTGCAGCTGCAATGGCTGCTGCTCAGGCAATTGTTGCTGCCCAAGCTCTTCAAGCTCATGCTGCTCAGGTGCAAGCACATGCCCAGTCAAACAAAGACTCTTCTGGTATAGCTCTctaattttctgaaaaattaGGCATTCCATGCCTTTGGAGTGAATCCAATGTGTTTCACAAGTTACTAGTTTCTTACAtctattttggttttttctcgTAGTCTTATTTAAAATGTGTTTTCTGTTGTTTGCAACTTGTTCCGTTTAAACAGttactatatatatgcatgcatttatatttgtttattaatAATGTCTTACCATCTCTTAATTAGGTTCACCTGACAAAGCTGGGAAGGCTGATGTGTTGAAGAAAACTCTTCAAGTTAGCAATCTTAGCCCACTTCTCACTGTGGAACAGCTGAAACAACTTTTTAGCTTTTGTGGCACAGTTGTTGAATGTACCATCACTGATTCAAAGCATTTTGCATATATAGAATACTCAAAACCTGAGGAAGCAAGTGCTGCTTTGCAATTGAATAATATGGATGTTGGGGGCCGTCCTTTGAATGTTGAGATGGCAAAATCACTCCCTCAGAAACCAGCTATAATGAATTCCTCAATGGCTTCTTCATCCTTGCCCATGGTGATGCAGCAAGCTGTTGCCATGCAACAAATGCAATTCCAACAGGCTTTGCTTATGCAGCAAACTATGACCGCCCAACAGGCAGCCAACAGAGCTGCAACCATGAAGACAGCAACAGAGTTAGCTGCAGCTAGAGCAGCAGAAATAAGTAAGAAACTAAAAGCTGATGGAGTTGACattgaagaaaaggaaac
This window encodes:
- the LOC18789134 gene encoding splicing regulatory glutamine/lysine-rich protein 1 isoform X2, with the translated sequence MADRSTALAKPIWMKQAEEARVKSEAEKAAAAKAAFEATFKDVDKNREKEVVAGSDSESEEAEDLANKPIGPVDPAKCTAAGAGIAGGTACAPSSFMVVTKDSDGRKVPHGGVQIKVKVIPGVGVGGSEQEGMVKDMGDGTYTVTYVVPKRGNYMVNVDCNGKAIMGSPFPVFFSAGTGTSTGGLLGLAPASTFPNLVNQTMPNMPNYSASVSGAFPGLLGMIPGIVPGASGGAILPGIGASLGEVCREYLSGRCAKTDCKLNHPPHNLLMTALAATTSMSNVSQVPMAPSAAAMAAAQAIVAAQALQAHAAQVQAHAQSNKDSSGSPDKAGKADVLKKTLQVSNLSPLLTVEQLKQLFSFCGTVVECTITDSKHFAYIEYSKPEEASAALQLNNMDVGGRPLNVEMAKSLPQKPAIMNSSMASSSLPMVMQQAVAMQQMQFQQALLMQQTMTAQQAANRAATMKTATELAAARAAEISKKLKADGVDIEEKETTEKSRSPSPHFAKSKSKSKSRSRSPINYRRRRKSPSYSPPSRYPRDRRSRSPLRSRHYSSYDNDRRSFRDIKNEGERTRRRDLDRSHDHHSTHYEKAKHRERRRSRSVSTDDKHHRRRLSPRSLDENKTKHRRRSRSKSVEDKHHPDDKTNEMRDEKTKHRDRRRSRSKSVEGKHHLKQVGEGRDKKSKHRDRRRSRSISPEGKHDRRHGSSPRSLDDNKLKHRRRSRSKSAERKHRSNDRAYKSRDEKEKGHRRRRSRSASLEPKRRRGRRLSPRSSDEKELKHRRRRSRSESSEGKHQINCGRDENGDNESKHLEDGNQEPGSVVNDLMKKIDGRVVISAQEDFGSKESMGNMETEDSLGMEKRSFVQDLDNEGGPAPRTSRVSLNVEELSKQEVSITQNLELGTSGLDNQNVLEKSADADDVSRTGSGKDYIMLKAQKRSSLTPNADMFSDDPSAEENL
- the LOC18788660 gene encoding probable magnesium transporter NIPA2 isoform X2 encodes the protein MGLSPDNFHGLTLAVSSSIFIGASFIMKKKGLIKAGTKGIRAGSGGYTYLYEPLWWVGMISMIVGEIANFAAYAFAPAILVTPLGALSIIVSAVLAHFVLEEKLHIFGVLGCALCVVGSISIVLHAPQEKPIHSVKQVWQHATQPGFIIYTFLVLIVVAVLIFRYVPRYGHTHMVVYVGICSLMGSLTVMSVKAVGIALKLTFSEMNQFKYFETWVFVLVVTVCCVFQLNYLNKALDTFNTAIIAPVYYVMFTIFTILASVILFKVIYYMTGSHKVEHRL
- the LOC18788660 gene encoding probable magnesium transporter NIPA2 isoform X1 — encoded protein: MGLSPDNFHGLTLAVSSSIFIGASFIMKKKGLIKAGTKGIRAGSGGYTYLYEPLWWVGMISMIVGEIANFAAYAFAPAILVTPLGALSIIVSAVLAHFVLEEKLHIFGVLGCALCVVGSISIVLHAPQEKPIHSVKQVWQHATQPGFIIYTFLVLIVVAVLIFRYVPRYGHTHMVVYVGICSLMGSLTVMSVKAVGIALKLTFSEMNQFKYFETWVFVLVVTVCCVFQLNYLNKALDTFNTAIIAPVYYVMFTIFTILASVILFKDWESQSGAQIVTELCGFITILSGTFLLHKTKDMGNDASKDKDPPLVESPNHVDTPSNTDSQR